In Zingiber officinale cultivar Zhangliang chromosome 3B, Zo_v1.1, whole genome shotgun sequence, a single window of DNA contains:
- the LOC122056444 gene encoding zinc transporter 4, chloroplastic-like has translation MALFEDFDSLLYISRFRDQLTSLSERVSASMASTSCPTVEEVEACRDNEAALWLKLVAIAAILIAGGVGVAIPLVGRKRRLMRTDGGLFVCAKAFAAGVILATGFVHMLHAAESSLSNPCLPESPWRIFPFSGFVAMLAALATLVADFVGTQFYERKHRSETTSGDDHERDIVVVPSPSTEHQPRSAKDAMHIVGMRAHAAAHSHSHKHVKGACDSHGFLPVRSHAHGHEDSEASSSHVRHVVVSQILELGILSHSVIIGLSLGVSQSPCTIKPLVVALSFHQFFEGFALGGCIAQAQFKNAAATMMACFFAITTPAGIGVGATVASWYDGNSPRALVVEGLLDSMSAGILIYMALVDLIAADFLSQTMKCNVRLQVVCYLALFLGAGAMSAVAIWA, from the exons ATGGCGCTTTTCGAG GATTTTGATTCTTTGCTCTACATCAGTAGATTCCGTGACCAATTGACATCGCTTTCAG AGAGGGTGTCGGCGTCGATGGCGTCCACGAGCTGCCCCACCGTTGAGGAAGTTGAGGCTTGCCGGGACAACGAGGCGGCGCTTTGGCTGAAGCTGGTGGCGATCGCGGCCATCCTGATCGCGGGAGGCGTCGGGGTGGCCATACCGCTAGTGGGTCGGAAACGGCGGCTGATGCGGACCGACGGGGGGCTCTTCGTGTGCGCGAAAGCTTTTGCCGCTGGCGTGATACTTGCTACGGGATTCGTGCACATGCTGCACGCAGCTGAGTCGTCGTTGAGTAACCCCTGCCTCCCAGAATCCCCCTGGCGGATCTTCCCCTTCTCTGGCTTCGTGGCGATGCTGGCCGCGCTCGCGACGCTCGTGGCCGATTTCGTCGGGACCCAGTTCTACGAGCGCAAACACCGCTCGGAGACGACATCGGGGGACGATCACGAGAGAGACATCGTCGTCGTCCCGTCTCCCTCGACAGAGCATCAACCGAGGAGCGCGAAGGACGCAATGCACATCGTCGGGATGCGCGCCCACGCGGCAGCCCACAGCCACAGCCACAAACACGTGAAGGGAGCGTGCGACAGCCACGGTTTCCTCCCCGTCCGCTCTCACGCCCACGGCCACGAGGACAGCGAGGCTTCTTCCTCTCACGTACGGCACGTGGTGGTCTCCCAG ATTCTGGAGCTGGGAATTTTGTCGCATTCGGTGATCATTGGGCTCTCCTTGGGCGTGTCGCAGAGCCCATGCACCATAAAACCCCTCGTTGTAGCCCTCTCTTTCCACCAGTTCTTCGAAGGCTTCGCGTTGGGCGGGTGCATCGCCCAG GCACAGTTTAAGAACGCGGCGGCCACCATGATGGCGTGCTTCTTCGCCATCACGACGCCGGCGGGGATCGGGGTGGGAGCGACCGTGGCGTCGTGGTACGACGGCAACAGCCCGAGGGCGCTGGTGGTTGAAGGGTTGCTGGATTCGATGTCTGCGGGGATTTTGATCTACATGGCATTGGTGGACTTGATTGCTGCGGACTTCCTGAGTCAGACGATGAAGTGCAACGTGCGGCTTCAGGTGGTGTGCTACCTCGCGCTCTTCCTCGGCGCCGGAGCCATGTCGGCGGTCGCTATTTGGGCTTGA
- the LOC121968247 gene encoding polyamine oxidase 3-like — protein sequence MISSINLDFSASFYQKTEARQSHSPSAIVIGGGFAGIAAAHALKNAAFQVVLLESQDRIGGRVHTNYSFGFPVDMGAAWLHGVCNENPLASWIGRLGLPIY from the exons CATCATTCTATCAGAAGACTGAAGCAAGGCAATCTCACTCTCCTTCTGCCATTGTCATTGGTGGTGGATTTGCAGGGATTGCAGCTGCTCATGCACTGAAAAATGCAGCTTTTCAG GTTGTGCTTTTAGAATCTCAGGATAGAATTGGTGGTCGAGTTCACACTAACTACTCATTTGGTTTTCCTGTTGACATGGGAGCAGCCTG GTTGCATGGTGTCTGCAACGAGAATCCATTGGCATCTTGGATTGGAAGACTTGGTCTACCAATTTATTGA